A genomic region of Cannabis sativa cultivar Pink pepper isolate KNU-18-1 chromosome 1, ASM2916894v1, whole genome shotgun sequence contains the following coding sequences:
- the LOC133034699 gene encoding uncharacterized protein LOC133034699 — protein sequence MFFKEVKMCFLLLSQVKEDTDLFIIDEVGKMELYSSSFFPDVLKVLESNIPILASVLIPKFGRDIPGVARLKNHPGATIFTLTESNRDVMKEQISSLLADSTEKNIDL from the exons ATGTTTTTTAAAGAGGTAAAAATGTGCTTCTTACTACTCTCTCAGGTGAAAGAAGATACTGATCTCTTTATCATTGATGAAGTTGGAAAGATGGAGTTGTACAGTTCATCTTTTTTCCCTGATGTTCTTAAAGTTCTGGAATCAAATATACCAATCTTAGCTTCtgttctaattccaaaatttggACGTGATATACCTGGAG TTGCTAGATTGAAGAATCATCCTGGTGCAACAATCTTTACACTCACTGAGAGTAACAGAGATGTAATGAAAGAGCAGATATCCTCTCTTTTGGCTGATTCTACCGAGAAAAATATAGACCTTTAA